One Solanum lycopersicum chromosome 2, SLM_r2.1 genomic region harbors:
- the LOC112940859 gene encoding uncharacterized protein, giving the protein MKDLLAMMTNLCQKIEKIETDVQNLKANSQQHDSKNAELRRSADEKWPEVKGDVEKLLITHDITDVAGTSKGAMEKPTLKNTNLNSVFTKPFTPKVQIIDTSAPQTSTYAASLHKEKKTYNHISRTYIENLYKIQNFLNQKPKSTTTFEKTQDYLTQKLQGYNKLIAQPKTNPNLVKTCYNYGLLNTVYTYTGEEISGIPEVHKAFLIYKKITKGNLFFIRFYTAPAEILYDEIKPMIQIVKIGLTREMIIPEDIGQQPEITRVEIPSFYANKRIIGLSTIIQELANNYLQGNAIWSYYSRDHLMIYANSKEIRQEDMEEVQKWILSLLKPEATPTTREIKQGFISEELITRYCKLVGHKYPDHICSK; this is encoded by the coding sequence ATGAAAGATCTATTGGCAATGATGACAAACCTATGccagaaaatagaaaaaatagagaCAGATGTACAAAATCTGAAAGCTAatagtcagcagcatgactctaaaaatgcggagctacgtcgttcggctGACGAAAAATGGCCAGAAGTAAAAGGAGACGTTGAGAAACTCCTTATAACCCATGACATTACTGATGTTGCAGGTACAAGCAAAGGAGCTATGGAGAAACCTACACTGAAAAACACAAACCTAAATAGCGTATTCACCAAACCATTTACTCCAAAGGTACAGATAATAGATACTTCAGCACCACAAACATCTACGTATGCAGCTAGCCtgcataaagagaagaaaacatataacCATATATCCAgaacatatattgaaaacctaTACAAGATACAAAACTTTTTGaatcaaaaacccaaatctACCACGACATTTGAAAAAACCCAAGACTACCTAACCCAAaaactacaaggatataacaaGTTAATTGCACAACCAAAAACTAATCCAAACCTAGTTAAAACTTGTTATAACTATGGATTATTAAATACAGTCTATACATATACAGGTGAAGAAATAAGTGGAATCCCTGAGGTCCACAaagcatttttaatatataaaaagataacaaaaggaaacttatttttcataagatTCTACACAGCACCAGCGGAGATACTTTATGATGAAATAAAGCCAATGATCCAGATAGTCAAAATTGGGCTAACGCGGGAAATGATAATCCCAGAAGATATAGGCCAACAGCCAGAGATAACAAGAGTTGAGATACCCAGTTTCTATGCCAATAAAAGGATAATTGGATTATCAACTATTATACAAGAACTAGCAAATAACTATCTACAAGGCAACGCCATATGGAGCTACTATTCGAGAGATCACTTGATGATATATGccaattcaaaagaaataagacaagAAGATATGGAAGAAGTACAAAAATGGATTTTGTCCCTGTTAAAACCAGAAGCTACGCCAACAACTAGAGAAATAAAGCAAGGATTCATATCCGAAGAACTGATAACAAGATATTGCAAGCTAGTTGGGCACAAATACCCAGACCATATTTGCTCAAAATGA